Genomic window (Osmerus eperlanus chromosome 26, fOsmEpe2.1, whole genome shotgun sequence):
gtccatATTGAGAAAATCAAGGTAGGCTTATGTGCAATTCTGCTATTGACTACAACATTTCCCATCTTTATATCATAGCCTATAATTTACGACGGCTTAGAAATTAGAACTAGCATTAAAAAAGTCTGTGCAAAGTGTAAATTAAAATGAACAAGTAGCCTAATTCAGATTATCAATATAAACGCTGTGCTCTTCATGGCTAGAACTATCCTTCTCTCACAGTAAAATAATTCCTAATTAAGGTgcagggggagaatgtccctgtacttcctgtaagtcgctctggataagagcgtctgctaaatgactaaatgtaaatgtgcagCTGATCACACTAGCCTACTGCTTTTGTTTTACAAGAGCTCAATTTTGGATGCAGTTGTTTGGGGACCTGGCAGATGCAGGACACTTTAATGGCAGCCACGAACACCAGTGTCTACTCAGATTCTGCTTCACCAGTGTTCTGCAAAAAGACCTTGAGTGTGCTGATCTCTGGAACAAGCACAGGATTCGGCGCTCCCGACTTGCATCATGTCCAGGAGGAACACCAAATGAACTCTACCTTTTACCGCACAGGTAATCTATATTAATTAAAATTCATTGTGAGTTTATATATTatgtatatattatgtaaatgtaactatgcTGGGTAAGTGTACCAATCTAGCCTTAAACAGAACAGTAAAAGTTATGTATTCCTTTCAATTTTCACTGTGTACCGCAGGTTTGCTTCAAGGGACTGTGGATTTGCGGTTGATGAAAGTCAATTAATGATGTTTCCTGAGTCAGTCCAGACCATCAACTCATGTGGCGACCCAGACATCCAAGAGTATCTTGAACTCTCAATGGAACAAAATGCACTTGTTCGACCAGATCATTGGGAGACCGCCTCAGAGCTGTATATTACACTTAAAGGAATAGCCAGACTTTAAATGTTTTCTGTGAAACAGCTGTCGAACACAACAAAACTGAGCAggatataataatataatatattattattattaatataataACACCATGCTCTTTGTACTAGAGGACCCATTCATCTCAATAtgtatatcatatataatagtaATATATGTGATCAATGTAAAACAGCTCTAGTTTTTTGTAATACTCCATCTAAGACTCAGAAATTAATGTTATTCACAATCTATAATTTTTAGATTTGTGATTTTTAGATAATCTATAGATTTTagattgttttatctgttaataccccacagatgaaactggcccttctaaatgttagatcactaaataacaaaacatttctagttaatgatctggtcaaagaaaacaacttagactgcatctgtctaacagaaacctggctaaacaatgacacggcaacagcaactttgatagaagcgtgtccgcctgatcagctttcaccaagtttcaaggacatcaaaaaaaggtggaggagtcgcagctattttctcctctaaactgttgttcaaaatcactgagctaggtgaattcacatcatatgatatcttgctatagagctcaaaaccgaatcaatactttttgttattatatatcggccacccaagcactcgccaatattcatacaagaattctctgaactattatcactatgtgtcactagatatgacaaagtagttttaaacggagacttaaatatccaagtaaataaaaaagctgacccaagaactattgagctcttaaatctccttgacagtttcaatctaactcaacacataacagacccaacacaccggcacggaaacacactagatctagtgataacaactggactaaatatcaataatatttcaataactgatctacccctctcagaccatcattatatactttttaatgtggaaattatcctaacaaaaaacaaaaaagaattctttgtccatagaagatatttagacgatacagctatgatgacattttctgaacaatttgctctatatgagccgactaaccatgattgctctctgaatgaaatggtagagaacctcaatgatgcactattatctgtgttagactctgttgcaccactgaaaaccaaaaagtgcacaagcagaacctccccatggctgagaaataaaaatgttagtgaaacgaaaagaaaatgccgtgcagcagagaaaattgaggaaaacaaagatcactatccactacaatatctacaaagatacactaaccacctataacaaaaccatccgtctagcaaggagagaatatttctccaacattattacagaaaatgccagaaattccagagttcttttctccaccattgaccagctgctaaacactgtccctgctccacctccatcctcagtagttaaatgtgaagagcttgctttgttcttcaagaacaaaataactttgatcagagctagtattattaatagtggggtcgaaactgacatcagtagattctgcaaacttagtgaactttccaaaattgtcagcgaatctaactccacaacctcagatattgatcctatacccacaacattctttaagcgagtgtttgatagtgtctcaggtccggtgctagagattataaacacatcccttagaactggcgttttcccagatgccttcaaaacagctgttgtaaagcccctattaaagaaacccaaattggataacagtctacttgcaaattacagaccaatatcaaaccttccatttattagtaaagtactggaaaagagttttagtccaattaaattcttttcttgaagaaaataacatcctggaagtctcgcagtcaggtttcaggaaatatcacagtactgaaactgctctcaccaaaataattagcgacctcagactaaactctgatgcaaataaagtctctatccttatcctgttagatctcagtgcagcatttgatacaattgatcacgacatcctaatcaatagactggaaaagcttattgggttcacggatagtgtattgaactggctgaaatcatatatcacaggaaggaagttttatgttagtttaggtgaccataggtccaagaaacatgagaactgctatggggttgctcaaggaagctgcttaggtccattacttttttctctttatatgttaccactcggcgacataatcagagaacataagatttccatagctatgcggatgacacacaactatatatatccactgaacccaacggccatcaattccattaccaactgcctgttggcaataaacaaatggatgaatgataactttcttaaattaaattaagacaaaaccgaagtcctactatgtggccccaaatccaaaagagagatgcttattacccttgtgttatcttcgggtcattctgacccatcagtcattgtgacccaccgtcgtattgcgacaaatttacctcctacaaaaacaaagtgaagcactttcttttaactgtcgggctgtctcagaccccccacattgcaatggttaaaagaaaataattgttatttgtttttgtattgggtaaaattgggtaaacacaacggtggttcgttatgaacctttgggtcatgtgacccgaaggcagcacaagggttaagaatcttggaggcttaaccccctgtcttaaccctcgtgctgccttcgggtcacatgacccaaaggttcataacgaaccatcgttgtgtttacccaattttacccaatacaaaaacaaataaaaataattttcttttaaccttcgcaatgtggggggtctgagacagcccaatggttaaaagaaaatgcttcactttgtttttgtatgcggtaaagttgtcgcaatacgacggtgggtcacaatgactgatgggtcagaacgacccgaagataacacaagggttaaaccagaggtgacgagtcccggtgtaatcctggactcagatttgaatttcaactctcacattaataaagtgaccaaaacagctatctttcacctgaggaatatagcaaaggtacaaccattcataaaccaaaatgatgcagagaagttaattcatgcttttatatccagccggctggactactgtaacgcacttttcactggtcttcccaagaaaaccactgaaagactacagctcattcaaaattctgcagctagattattaaccaaaactaaaaggagagaacacattagtcctgtcctagctactttacactggctccctgttaccttcagaattgactttaaggtccttttcctcacatacaaagctctacacggacaaggacctagctacattgctaactcctttataaactacacaccagctagaacactgcgatcatcaaatgcaggcctattagaggtcaccagaagcagtcataagaagattggtgattcggcctttgtcaattacgccccaaaactatggaacaaattacccataaatattagggaagcaaatacgctagacatttttaaaagacagcttaaaacctacatttttaccgaagcatttaagtaattttatctcaaaagggttttcctactttttaaagttgttttctctcttgaacagagatcttattgggatttttatttttgttttaattgtttatcacttgtattattgtttttattgattttatgtaaagcaccttgagctacaattcttgtatgaaatgtgctatataaataaagtcttacttactatAATGGCATTATCCAAAGACTTAAAATTTGAGTGAATGTGGTTGAGCTTCATTTTTCTGtataaaataacatttaaatcaatcctTCCATTAAATGTATGTTATTGCTGCAACACATAAGCATTTTCAATAATGCAAAAGCCTGCCAGAGGCTGccaaaggccttacatgccagAGAGTCTTACAGATAGAACTTGACAAAGAAGATGTTGCTCTAATTGAAGAAAAAAAGTTAACCAGGTACTGCTTAAATGCATCCAAATCCAGGAGAATTTTGTATCCCAAAATCCATGTTTGTCTTAAACATGGCATGATTGCAACAGAGGTAGCTTGACAGTATTCGCACAAGTGTTTGCCATTGGGAATGGTGAGTTGGTTAAAAACTCTATGCGTGGCTGTGGTACAATTCCAGCAGGTGGAAGTGATGACAGCCCTGACGAAAACATCAGCAAATCCTCAAGGGACACGGtagtttgttgttgttctgcaagaagaaaaacaacaacattgtaTTGCATTATTCACATGTCCACCAGTCTGACAAATATAGAAACTTTAAGTAGAAACTTAAATTTAATGGTTAAAGGTATGAAACCAGGAAGATTACATTAGAATTGATTACTGTCAAAATCCCTGACATACCTTCGCAATCAAGCAGATAGTCTGCCCAGAAGCTTAGTGCTTTGgcttcctccagcctcctgttgCTTCCTACTGGACTGAGGTCTGCTCTGAACAGGTTTTCTATGTCTTGAGCGGTCAGCTTCTTGTCTGAGTGGCACAGGATAGGAGCCAGCACACTGGAGTGCTGCTGAAGTGCTGTCAGAAACTGCAGGCTTCGAAGTCCATCTTTGAATCTATGCGGGCCAATCATGATGATGTATTTTATGAGGTTCAAAGTTAAACATGTGTGACTGAATACTGTAAAAACGTTTACAAAACTGTAAATAATGGCGTATTAATTACACTTGTACATCATAAACAAGGAGGGTCTCATAACTATGGCAATTTTAAGATATAAAAtaaatttaaatatatatatttaaatacttGCGTTTAAACCCTCGGACAGCTCCATCCCATACATTTGACCTGGCTATGTTGAACCTGCTGATTTTTTTGTGGTCGATGGCAAGCGCCAAATTTTCAATTATGTCGGGCACTGATACACTTGTATGcctaaaacataaaaatggTTGTTAGTAATATGTTTTTTAAAAGCTGTTAAAAGCTCATCTTAGTATATCACAATTTAAGCACAAAAGAATAAGATTACTTCAATATAATATGCATTCATTACATTGTATTAAACTAACTGACCACACCAGTGTTAAATAAAGTTTAAAAAAACATGTCTTGTTCATTTTGGTTTGTCATTAATCACTTACTCGGTCGGGTTCTCTAGGACATCCAGACTTCTTCCAGTATCACTGAGATCCTCATCCTCGTCACTATCATTAATGACAATCGGTGCATAGAGATCTGTGTATATGCTACAAAATGCACACATTTAGTACACGTCTTTATGCATACACTCCCCCTTTCTTTCACTACAACTAAAACACACCTGTATGACGTGCTCTTGGTTGCTAAATGTCCTGAAGTACTTGGAATGGCATCATCTGAATTAGGTATTatctaaaaaataaagaaacaaGATCAAATCATGTTTAACATTGTGGTCATTTGTTTTATTGGTGTTTGTCAATGTTGACTGCAGATAGAATATGGAACATTTCAGGTCAGATGGTAGAGTGTGATTTCAAAAAATATAGTTTAAACAAATTTATGAAACTACATTTGGCCTGTAAACGATTAAtagcataatacacacacacagtttgaatTGGAGTGTGACAAGTAAGCTCAAATAATAAATTACTACCTTTGGTGTTGCACTCAAGAATCTCTTTCACATTTGGAGTGCTTTCAAGCTGAGGTTCAAATGGCTGAAAGTGAATCCATAGTTGGAATcacattatatatattttttaatgtatgttttgtatttgctGTATTGTGAATAATATTTCAGAAAAATATCACCTAAATATAAGGCGACACTTAACAGTGTGTCAGCATGATCAAACTCAGCAGAAGTCCTACTTCTAATGACAACCTCATTGTCAGATTCGGAATTCTCTGAGAGGTGTTCATGATCtgcaaaacacaaaaccaaatgtGTGGGTATAGGCCTAATTGTGTTAATTATAAACTGTGTAATAGAAAATAGTACATATGATAAATTTGTCACTGACCTTTCAAGTCTTTTTCAGGACATATAAAGAAGTTCAGTCGTTGATAGGTCTTGCCTATTTCTTCTTTGTATTCCTTTAGTATAAAAGGTTTTTGTGTCCCTGGGACAGTAATGACTTGGGATCCGTCTGGATATAGAAGGACGTACGGCCCTTCATCCATGTCTTTGTTGAAATCCCTTATTTTTTTCACAGCTTGCGTGAGGAGTTGTGGTCCTGTGATTTCAGTATGTGTGGGCAATACGTTCTCCCACGTACTGGCTTCAACCCCAAATTCTGCATTACCATGACTCCAACGTTTATCTGCAAGAAAAACCATAAGCACTATGGCAGCCACTGCATCGTATTATTATAACTGATTCATACACAGCTTTGTTAACTGAACACACTGCTCACCTGTACGTTCTTTTCTCCTGTTTTTTCCCTTCCTTTCTAGGCAAGGAAAAGTTAGATCTTTCTTCCGATTTCTTCTTGCGGTAGCTCATAAACTGGTGTAACGTTGGGTTCAGTAACACTGATAAAGCAAAACAATTGTTGCTAGCTATCGTTAAAATGACCCAAGTAGCTAGAATGATAGCTAAGTATACCCTAGCCAAGCTAATTTAGCTAGCTAAATAGCCAGCTGGCTAGCTTCATAAAACGTTACCTGAAGATGGTTCGTTCATCGTTTCAGTCGTTTCTTTTGGCTTGCTGGTGTCTTTTAAAATCTGCAATCCTTTGCCACAACCGCTACAAAAATTTGGCAGATCAGCAAAATGCTTGCCACAGTAAGGGCAATACATGCTTGCAACATTTACAGTTTCTAGTTTTCTTGACGCCGTGCAATTCGTTTTTCTCCGGGCTCATTAGAGTGACATATTGGGCATCCAATCAGCGTTGTACCTACCCTTTACGTTcagagttaatgtaatgtgtttttgagttaatgtaatgtcgtttcccatttgggggagcgtgtttttgtattggggggaggtgaacaagtcatcctatttggggggagttgattCGTaattggggggagtgttttcatttgggggatgcactcatattagggggtgtgatttgcacttcagggccaccgtacgtCACCGTTCATTgaagatcctgtggagcttggtgcgcggatagtgagaggtgcgcacagtcagaagagccagaacatttagagaccgacaaaaccctttcgcattccctcatgagtatctttatgaaagatataaattctcagcagagggaattacgtatctttgccagcttcttgagccgtatgttgccaatgcgacacatcgaagccgtgcgctcacagtcccacagatataccgtttcgttatttcgctacctacttttatagtgtgggtgatgcggagaacctgagcaagaacacggtctgccgcgcaatttgcaaaggattttcttcaatggctgttgccaccatattctgattaatggagagatgaaaaagagatatccaaagtgccctttgtaaaaactttggactctaatatgttgacaaaatgaaacaaggattttcattctgtcttcatgcaatgttctgatttccgttctggaaatgtatgcacatgatatcatattttacaacttaatgcaacatttgctcatttaaacatacatttacaggaaactagtaatgaaaacaatatttgacctaatattagttatcaactggggaggtttcatgttgatatgttatccctattcactggggtgtctccccttaacccattctgttgtccttgggttgctttgcgcctttttctaatcatttccatatcagaaatgtgtgtttctttcaaccaaaacatttcaaaccaaaaagaacaatgtgtatggtaccatacaatgctcttcacaagttaaataaatgataatttcactactttcattgaatttggatgtttcattcacttttatagcatttaaaaaaaaagaataaataggactttgaaagaaagaaatggtgaaaacccccacaaaagactcactgcacaacaaaaaagccacaaaaaggtataaaaagaccaaaacgtcgaaaaaagtttaacaaatacatccttatgtgttctcccttccctaggaacacagaaaagccagccttgtttttttaattaaaagcctcttatactctatatcgagctccagggttcttttatacagggccctcacattgtctgctccaacctgaaacaaataaagaacattgtccctttgcaaggcacacttggagaaagttgaaggtgtccatttgactactgtgtttcaaggttcattgcttataatttgtgtctttgtcttggccttgaagtggaggccctaggctcagggggaggaagacgttcctcttcctgctgagtttaacaccatagcaatttaataaattgagtcatatttgaaatgagcactgtaaggacttgtgtctcatgttcagaccaccaccattagcaagtcattacagacacttcaatcacagccacacgttcacacactctcaccatctgtgttgcaagtggtaagtaaaactcaaaagtgtacccccaaaatgctctcttAGCAtgcagacacagtttcctgatcatctaggacctccacttgagaaagtaaatggcatatttgatcaatattcagcaaccacatatggcatacatactggcgtaggactattagtttcactgttacctctgtatggcacagtgggacaacagtgggtggtggcatcaacaccactgtatttcctgtcactgcagagaacagtaatacatttcactcctacaatattcataaataattgttgaatgaacatggtcacatagattacttgaaacatacatatgcttgggtttccgagctgctgccaccagggtctgaagaaatgcccccttccactccttccatcatggggcgaccctgatagctggagagggccagctcctcagcaggagtgaagtcctgtggaggcgggcccccccagttttctttgccttatttttcttcctgttggctgcaagcaatttcattgttctataggccctttgtagctataccaatatcttacaaaagggactgactcaggcaattcagccttgtacttgttggtAAACAAGTAcaaaatatgtgcaagtattgcctactgctacttaccgttttaaattatggttttatatttattttttatttgctcccacgatcgtttgccactgccagggttgcaactaaaataatacaccaacaaaagtttaacgttatggaatgcacacgtgtaattatggtcacatcttgtgcctggggcacaagatatcaataagtcatgtagcttacgcatttacagcgtctgctattttctgccagcatggcagcagcgactttgttgatttttttctgtattatatgtctgtattcctgatatgtttgtattacaatatttcacgcaggaggagtagaccatgtttggaagattattgtcggctcctcctgcgtgaaatatgcggctcttgttttgtccatgtttgcgattggacatacggtgcaaacaccgcccctttatgtgaacgtgcacgtctctagattggaaagatctgggttgagttagagagttgataaccgccgtcatgataccacttatcgtgattgcgattgttacgcttcgcgtagccgggtaactgaaagtgatccagagcatgttgatcttgattcgtagtacaggcccctgctTTCTTTGTCTGCAATCTCTTGCCCAATGTCCCATTTGACCACATACATAGCatcctggtttcgccgttctatggcagctatgatgacagtcgtagctagcgttgtaagcactcatcactagaatggccataactttaaaacaaaagatcatatttcaaatctgtctgctgttctacattgcccacacaattatgtatatatatcaactctaacatggcctgtatcttgtattgaaaatgctcgaaaattagcttgtctaatgtatggtggactgagtaAACATAtgtcaaagcggagcgagcggatgtcgtgggagaattcctactgttagatttactgcttcaaattgaaaacggagaagatatttagagtaaagacaagtttcttaacatctgtgttcaatatcgtcaactaaaagtaaaaacgttTCAGTTACGAAGACTTTGTTtgtagtaacgccagctgcagtaaacctttcgtgaccccggtttggctgttcgtgacggtcggctatgacagtgttgagacttgatttttgcagatttttgtgaaacttgcttaaagaaaaattatctagctagattatgtacactttaagctcaatgtacataccttgtttggccaatttggtcgattgttgagaaccgtttttagttatggagagccatc
Coding sequences:
- the LOC134012672 gene encoding G2/M phase-specific E3 ubiquitin-protein ligase-like yields the protein MIGPHRFKDGLRSLQFLTALQQHSSVLAPILCHSDKKLTAQDIENLFRADLSPVGSNRRLEEAKALSFWADYLLDCEEQQQTTVSLEDLLMFSSGLSSLPPAGIVPQPRIEFLTNSPFPMANTCANTVKLPLLQSCHV